In Halobacteriovorax marinus SJ, the following proteins share a genomic window:
- a CDS encoding GNAT family N-acetyltransferase has protein sequence MVKRIRLQSFLSGTFYDVKLNENNMISISNDSKSVDLSVTLKDTTAKVENFTYISDEFSLHTLEAIFSLFFESVEEILLEQSPVKNREDFQQFLKGNLFSINRSSFSELGNIWAKQSNPKDEAVSIQTGEVTHPRRPAYSPGELLYKKYFPVIDKTISYRVADVENDLDNFHSWHNKEFIYKFWELNKSKEELREYLATGLKDPHSIPTIMEFDNKPVGYFEFYWAKEDRLGPFYDFSDYDRGFHFLIGELECLGQRNVDSILKATSHYAFLNDQRTDLLAGEPRSDNKKIIRYVDHFPCWRNEKEFDFPHKRAALLLCDRETYFREGYPWT, from the coding sequence GTGGTTAAGAGAATTAGATTACAATCATTTCTTTCAGGGACATTTTACGATGTAAAATTAAATGAAAATAATATGATTTCAATATCTAATGATTCTAAGTCAGTTGATCTTTCAGTGACTCTCAAAGACACAACAGCAAAAGTTGAAAACTTCACTTATATCAGTGATGAATTTTCACTCCACACCTTGGAAGCAATCTTCAGTCTCTTTTTCGAGTCTGTTGAAGAAATCTTACTAGAGCAATCTCCTGTAAAAAACAGAGAGGATTTTCAACAATTTTTAAAAGGAAATCTCTTCTCTATTAATCGAAGTAGCTTTAGTGAATTAGGAAATATCTGGGCCAAGCAAAGTAACCCTAAAGACGAGGCCGTAAGTATACAAACTGGAGAAGTCACTCATCCAAGAAGACCTGCATATTCTCCGGGAGAATTACTTTACAAGAAGTACTTCCCAGTAATTGATAAAACGATTTCATATAGAGTGGCTGATGTTGAAAATGACCTAGATAATTTTCACTCATGGCATAACAAAGAATTTATCTATAAATTTTGGGAACTCAATAAATCAAAAGAAGAATTAAGAGAGTATCTTGCAACGGGACTTAAAGACCCTCATAGCATTCCTACAATTATGGAATTCGACAATAAGCCTGTTGGCTACTTTGAATTCTATTGGGCAAAAGAAGATAGGCTCGGCCCATTCTATGATTTCTCTGACTATGACCGTGGCTTCCATTTTCTCATTGGTGAGCTAGAGTGTCTTGGACAGAGAAATGTTGACTCTATTTTAAAGGCAACTTCTCACTATGCTTTTTTAAACGACCAGAGAACAGATCTTCTTGCAGGTGAGCCTAGAAGTGATAACAAGAAAATCATCAGATATGTTGATCACTTTCCTTGTTGGAGAAACGAAAAAGAATTCGACTTTCCACATAAGAGAGCGGCCCTCCTTCTCTGTGATAGAGAAACTTATTTTAGAGAGGGTTATCCATGGACTTAA
- a CDS encoding IucA/IucC family protein: MKKRSLNYTFEALVNSLLREFPDSEHIKYVSTEKKIIFTDKKDHQLHLGLNFHSVLGKHQYNEEECSLGEDKISLEKALDWIIDFSCQLLDQSNQREITAFKDRVSSSNENIKKFTTHLGERIEERYQSSLNFIDTESLLILGHSFHPYPKARDGFSEEDFQKYSPEFQRGFSLAWAISDDEIIFEKHMQGFDSHWIKHVAISCLGEERVNNILDEGKSLLPIHPYQLKYIREEEYIKSLEEKGKISFIQEDSTTLWYSTSSVRSIYSPTCKYMLKFSLTLRLTNSIRHLQQVEVDRGIQVSKVLNTKEGKELKAKWKDFQIIEEPAYAAFKDQSSKVAINSIVSCRINPFINGEQDSAILLATLNQLSPSKTSILDQFIERDDEEGYLNWFKAFTQKVITPLLDAQANFGIFLGAHQQNIILKLDDAGLPVKMYFRDCQGTGYSEEGFKAYSPYCDEMALDNGNILTEELGQKIFCYYLIINTTFDTISHLSLISGLDESKYLQILNKSLRILKEKGVKDSSCIDYLLNGPYLWVKGNYKCCLKEINENTMKSPTDIYIPMKNRIQENI; encoded by the coding sequence TTGAAGAAGCGCTCACTAAATTATACATTCGAAGCCCTAGTGAACTCTTTACTTAGAGAGTTCCCAGACTCTGAGCATATCAAGTACGTTTCTACAGAAAAGAAAATTATCTTTACGGACAAGAAAGATCATCAACTTCACCTTGGCCTAAATTTCCACTCAGTACTTGGCAAACATCAATATAACGAAGAAGAATGCTCTTTAGGTGAAGATAAAATATCATTAGAAAAGGCCCTCGACTGGATTATAGATTTCTCTTGTCAGCTCCTAGATCAATCAAATCAAAGAGAGATTACTGCTTTTAAAGATAGAGTCTCAAGTAGTAATGAAAATATCAAAAAATTTACAACTCACCTAGGGGAGAGAATTGAAGAGCGCTACCAGTCTTCTTTGAATTTTATTGATACAGAATCTCTTTTAATATTAGGACACTCATTCCACCCTTATCCAAAGGCCAGAGATGGTTTCAGCGAAGAGGACTTCCAAAAGTACTCTCCAGAATTTCAAAGAGGTTTCTCTCTTGCGTGGGCAATTTCAGATGATGAAATAATTTTCGAAAAGCATATGCAAGGATTTGATTCACACTGGATTAAACATGTGGCAATAAGCTGCCTTGGTGAAGAGAGAGTGAATAATATCTTAGATGAAGGGAAATCTCTCCTTCCTATTCACCCTTATCAATTAAAGTATATAAGAGAAGAAGAGTATATAAAGAGTCTCGAAGAAAAGGGAAAGATTAGCTTTATCCAAGAGGACTCTACAACTCTTTGGTACAGTACTTCTTCTGTTCGAAGTATCTATTCACCGACTTGTAAGTATATGCTCAAGTTCTCACTTACTTTACGATTAACTAATTCCATCAGACATCTTCAACAAGTTGAAGTTGATCGTGGCATCCAAGTTAGTAAAGTCCTAAATACTAAAGAAGGAAAAGAGCTCAAAGCGAAGTGGAAAGACTTTCAAATAATTGAAGAGCCTGCATATGCTGCTTTTAAAGATCAAAGTTCAAAAGTGGCAATTAACTCAATCGTTTCATGCCGAATCAATCCATTTATTAATGGAGAGCAAGACTCAGCGATTCTTCTAGCTACTCTAAATCAACTCTCTCCTTCGAAGACTTCTATCCTCGACCAATTTATTGAAAGAGATGATGAAGAGGGTTACTTAAATTGGTTTAAAGCATTTACTCAGAAAGTCATCACTCCCCTTCTAGACGCGCAAGCAAACTTTGGGATCTTCCTTGGGGCCCATCAACAAAATATTATTTTAAAATTAGATGACGCCGGCCTACCTGTAAAAATGTACTTTCGCGACTGCCAAGGTACTGGATATAGTGAAGAAGGCTTCAAGGCCTACAGCCCATATTGCGATGAAATGGCACTAGATAATGGGAATATCCTCACTGAAGAGCTTGGTCAAAAGATCTTCTGCTACTATCTCATTATAAATACTACGTTTGACACTATATCTCACCTATCGCTTATCAGTGGCCTAGACGAGTCTAAGTACCTGCAAATACTAAATAAATCTCTTCGAATTCTCAAAGAAAAGGGAGTAAAAGATTCAAGCTGCATAGACTATCTGCTAAATGGGCCATACCTATGGGTAAAGGGAAATTATAAGTGCTGTCTTAAAGAGATAAACGAGAACACGATGAAGAGTCCTACGGATATTTATATCCCTATGAAAAATAGGATTCAGGAGAATATTTAA
- a CDS encoding MFS transporter, with product MNKNRTKLSIAYLNTLTFSCVQMILYTTIPYIAEQTGVVTANIIGAISVGSLIFSFMGPFWAARSDSLGRKRVLSFGMLGMSLSFILLASLFIFNDTLSLSVKVAMVFASRIIYGLLASAIVPVSQAWQLDLIKETEHIKVLTRNSMCLNLGRILGPILILFKQVNFELIIYAATVWIFTLATSCFLTSDSKGALQGSKSEIKLKEVLANWKLSIKEALYPILLAMIFTSFIGILHTFLGHHLKEVLHIDGKEATILFAKIILVLSVLALLVQQLSIWLLKSKWIPRVLIGATSLVTGSIVLMYSKSEQSIWISIFFISFATALIPPVYLSLISNSKKDKTKETVFGKKLGLASVAHSFGYAVGAGLIALSMKLHLVPEKAIVFFVSFTIMALVFILIVKESTPAKTLEVKES from the coding sequence ATGAATAAGAATAGAACAAAACTCTCAATTGCCTACCTCAACACTCTCACATTTAGTTGTGTGCAAATGATTCTCTACACTACAATTCCCTATATTGCAGAACAGACAGGTGTCGTTACTGCCAATATCATTGGGGCCATTAGTGTTGGTTCACTTATCTTTTCTTTCATGGGTCCATTTTGGGCAGCAAGAAGTGATAGCCTAGGAAGAAAGCGCGTTCTTAGTTTTGGAATGCTTGGTATGTCACTCTCTTTTATTTTACTTGCATCACTCTTTATTTTTAATGACACACTCTCGTTAAGTGTAAAAGTCGCTATGGTCTTTGCCAGCAGAATTATCTACGGACTTCTCGCCTCGGCCATCGTTCCTGTTTCTCAGGCCTGGCAACTAGACCTCATCAAAGAAACGGAACATATAAAAGTTTTAACTCGAAATTCAATGTGCCTTAATCTCGGTAGAATCTTAGGGCCGATCTTAATATTATTTAAACAAGTAAACTTTGAACTCATTATCTACGCAGCAACGGTATGGATTTTCACACTTGCTACAAGTTGCTTTCTAACTTCGGACTCAAAAGGAGCTCTGCAAGGAAGTAAATCAGAAATTAAACTTAAAGAAGTTTTAGCAAATTGGAAATTAAGTATTAAAGAAGCTCTATACCCTATTTTACTTGCCATGATTTTCACAAGCTTTATTGGAATACTCCACACTTTCCTTGGACATCACTTAAAAGAAGTTCTTCATATTGATGGAAAGGAAGCGACGATATTATTTGCTAAGATCATTCTTGTTCTAAGTGTCCTCGCACTCCTAGTTCAACAATTGAGTATTTGGTTACTAAAGTCAAAGTGGATTCCACGTGTTCTCATTGGGGCAACGTCACTGGTTACAGGTTCAATCGTTCTCATGTATTCAAAGAGCGAGCAATCAATTTGGATCTCTATTTTCTTTATTTCATTTGCAACTGCACTTATACCGCCAGTATATCTCTCACTAATTAGTAACTCTAAGAAAGATAAAACAAAAGAAACAGTCTTTGGTAAGAAACTTGGACTAGCGAGTGTGGCCCATTCATTTGGGTACGCAGTCGGAGCAGGATTAATTGCACTATCTATGAAACTTCACCTAGTGCCAGAGAAGGCCATCGTCTTCTTTGTATCCTTTACTATTATGGCGCTTGTTTTTATTCTCATTGTAAAAGAGAGTACGCCAGCTAAAACCCTAGAAGTGAAAGAGAGTTAA
- a CDS encoding deoxycytidylate deaminase produces MSEHENHEINFIPAKSPLNWDEYFMLQAMMASFKSKDPSTKVGAVFVDKNNHQVTMGYNGFVAGIDETKLPWGKDPKAPLEYQKYGYVVHAEANAILHAKDSLEGTRAYVTLFPCHECAKLLASSKVCEVVYLSDKHCETESNRISKKIFELAGIEYRQLEIQDTIVNSMHQHFQTLLEQVL; encoded by the coding sequence ATGTCAGAACACGAAAATCACGAAATAAACTTCATCCCCGCCAAGTCTCCCCTCAATTGGGACGAGTACTTTATGCTGCAAGCAATGATGGCGAGCTTCAAGTCAAAAGATCCTTCGACAAAAGTTGGAGCCGTTTTCGTGGACAAGAATAACCACCAAGTCACTATGGGATATAATGGCTTTGTGGCCGGTATCGATGAGACAAAACTTCCATGGGGTAAAGATCCAAAAGCACCACTGGAATATCAAAAATATGGTTACGTCGTACACGCTGAGGCCAACGCTATCCTCCATGCCAAAGATAGCCTTGAAGGAACACGGGCCTATGTAACTCTCTTTCCATGTCACGAATGTGCCAAGCTACTCGCTAGCTCAAAGGTATGTGAAGTTGTATACCTAAGTGATAAGCACTGTGAAACAGAGTCCAATAGAATCTCCAAGAAAATCTTTGAATTGGCCGGCATAGAATATAGGCAACTAGAAATCCAAGACACTATAGTCAATTCAATGCATCAGCATTTTCAAACACTTCTAGAGCAAGTTCTCTAA